The Nocardioides ochotonae genome segment TCAGCGCCGGGATCAGGTTGAAGTCCTGGAAGACGTAGCCGATCGAGGTGCGCCGCAGCCGGGCCCGCGAGGCGGGGCCGAGACCGGCCAGCTCCACGCCCTCGACCCGGACGGTGCCGGTGGTCGGCTCGTCCAGGCCGCCGGCCAGCGTGAGCAGGGTCGACTTGCCCGAGCCGGACGGACCCATCACCGCGACCAACTCGCCGGGAGCGACCTCGAGACTGATGCCGCGCAACGCGTGCACCTCGGCGATTCCGCTGCCGTGCACGCGGGTGAGCCCCTCCAGCGACAGCACGCTCATCGGCCGGACTCCTCGTCGCGCTCGCCGGCCGGGGCCGGGGCTCGGCCCGGCGCTTGGGCGGGCTCGCGCAACCGGTCGCGCGCCTGCTCCAGCCAGTGGCGCTCGGCGCGACGCATCGCGATCACGGCCTCCGAGCCCAGTCGCTCGCTCATCGCCGCACCTGCTTGGCGGGCCGCGACGCAGGCGCCGGCTGCGGCGTACCGGCCGGGCGGGCGAGCGCCGCGCGGCGCACCCGGGCCTCGGTGTGGTCCAGCCACCGAATCTCGGCCTCGGCGGCGAAGACCAGCGAGTCCAGGACCAGGCTCCAGGCCAGGTCGCCGACGTCCTGCTGATCCGGGGCCGTGCGCTTGAGCCGGGTGTAGTCCTGCAGCGCGCCCATCGTGGCGACCCGCTGCTGCTGGATCACCGCGGCGACGTCGACGCCGGAGACGGTCACGGCCAGCGCCAGCTTGATCGCGAGCTCGTCGCGCGGGGGCTGGCTACGACTGACCGGGGTCGTGAACCAGCTGCGGGCCTCCTCGTGCCCGGCCTCGGTCAGCGCGTAGTGGACGTGACCGCCCTCGTCCGCGCCGGCGGCGACCACCAGGCCGTCGCGCTCGAGCCGGGTCAGGGTCGTGTACACCTGCCCCACGTTGAGCGGCCAGGTCGCCCCGGTGCGCCGTTCGAACTCGGCGCGGAGCTGGTAGCCGTACATCGGCCCCTGCTCCAGCAGGGCCAGCAGGGCGTTCTTGACCGACATCGCGGACCACCTTCTGTCTCGGTTGCCGCGACCGTATACCGGATATGCATACCGCGTATAGAGATTCGGTTGAATCGAGGGTTTGGACCGTTGAGTCGAGGGTTGGAACCGTCGAGTCGAGGGTTTGGACCGGACCGGCCGCACGAAGTCTCGACTCGACCGTCAGAAGTCTCGACTCAACGGTAGGTAAGCAGGTCCCCGGCGAGGTGGGGGTGCTCGTTGAAGCTCAGCAGGCGGGGGCCGGTGGAGCCGACGACGATCCGGGTGACGCCGGAGTTGACGACCACGGTGTTGAAGCGCGACCAGAGGTGGGCGGTCAGCGCCGCGTCCCCGTCCCCCGCGCCACCCACCAGCGTCGCCACGGCGGCGGCGACCGGGCCGCCGGAGGTCACCGCGACGACGACCTCGCCGCTACCGGCGCGGGCGGTCGCGCGGCCCAGGGACCCACGCACGCGGCCCAGGAACGCCGGCCAGGACTCGTCGTACTCCGCGTCGTGGGTGCCCGCGCACCAGCGCGCGGTGGCGCGCTCGAAGGCCGCTTGGAAGGCGCGGCGGTCAAGCTCCGCATGCGGTACGCCGGGGTCCGCCGCGACCACGGCGAGGTGGTCGAACTCGTCCCAGCCGGCATCCACCTCGGCACCCGCGGGGTCCCACTCCGGGGCCCCGGCGGCTCCCTCGAGCATCGCCTCGAGCGTCTCACGGTGCCGGCGCATGTCGCCGCGCAGCAGCGCGGTGGGCACGATCCCGCGCGCGGCCAGGTCGGCGCCCAGCGCGCGCCCCTGCTCCCAGCCCGCGGGCGACAGCACGTCGTAGTCGTCGGCCCCGAAGGAGGCCTGGCCGTGGCGCACCAGCAGCAGGAGACCCATGCGCCCGCACGCTAGAGCATCGCCGCGGCCACCCTCGTCGACGACTGCGCACATGTACTTCTCCGC includes the following:
- a CDS encoding PadR family transcriptional regulator, yielding MSVKNALLALLEQGPMYGYQLRAEFERRTGATWPLNVGQVYTTLTRLERDGLVVAAGADEGGHVHYALTEAGHEEARSWFTTPVSRSQPPRDELAIKLALAVTVSGVDVAAVIQQQRVATMGALQDYTRLKRTAPDQQDVGDLAWSLVLDSLVFAAEAEIRWLDHTEARVRRAALARPAGTPQPAPASRPAKQVRR
- a CDS encoding histidine phosphatase family protein, with the protein product MGLLLLVRHGQASFGADDYDVLSPAGWEQGRALGADLAARGIVPTALLRGDMRRHRETLEAMLEGAAGAPEWDPAGAEVDAGWDEFDHLAVVAADPGVPHAELDRRAFQAAFERATARWCAGTHDAEYDESWPAFLGRVRGSLGRATARAGSGEVVVAVTSGGPVAAAVATLVGGAGDGDAALTAHLWSRFNTVVVNSGVTRIVVGSTGPRLLSFNEHPHLAGDLLTYR